The following proteins come from a genomic window of Pelmatolapia mariae isolate MD_Pm_ZW linkage group LG17, Pm_UMD_F_2, whole genome shotgun sequence:
- the orc5 gene encoding origin recognition complex subunit 5 codes for MTALLQHPGYDEERLKGVAEKLPCREVQAGMLLSLMGQPHQYSYPSIFIYGHQASGKSHVMHVLMKELELPHATVSCVECVSIALLFEQVLLSFFGCDAASLLPRSPSLSDFVRVYRQQCSQSPAKQTRYIVMEKAELLRDTDASLLSALLRLQELVGDNVTVILLSEIAWDKFRPNTGCFEPLLLHFPDYSKSELQQILSQNVHPSYSAGFYSAYINILLGVFYSVCRDLRELRHLAALNFSKFCEPLAEGKVKETDTHKLWKHIEPHLKKAMQTVYLREVSSLQWEQMQQMEEEEAGALRGLSAHTHVELPYYSKFLLIAAYLASYNPARTDKRFFLKHHGKIRKTNFLKKNEKTSNHLLGPKPFPLDRLLAIFYSVVDSRVAPTASIFSQISSLVTLQLLAQVSHDDQLDAPKYKCAVSLDFICAISRTVNFDIVKYLYDFL; via the exons ATGACGGCGCTGTTGCAGCACCCGGGATACGATGAGGAGAGGTTGAAGGGGGTAGCAGAGAAGTTGCCCTGCAGAGAGGTCCAGGCTGGAATGTTGCTGTCGCTGATGGGGCAG CCGCACCAGTACAGCTACCCTTCAATCTTCATTTACGGTCATCAAGCCTCAGGGAAAAGCCACGTGATGCACGTTTTGATGAAGGAGCTGGAG CTTCCTCACGCCACAGTGAGCTGCGTCGAGTGTGTTTCTATTGCGTTGCTGTTTGAACAAGTGCTGCTGTCCTTCTTTGGCTGCGATGCCGCCTCTCTTCTCCCCCGCAGTCCCTCCCTGTCTGACTTTGTCCGTGTCTACAGACAGCAGTGCTCCCAGTCTCCTGCCAAGCAGACGCGATACATT GTAATGGAGAAAGCCGAGCTTCTGAGAGATACTGATGCCagtctcctctctgctctcctgCGTCTTCAGGAGCTG GTTGGGGACAACGTTACCGTCATCTTGCTCAGTGAAATCGCCTGGGACAAGTTCAGACCAAACACAGGCTGCTTTGAGCCGCTTCTGCTGCATTTCCCTGACTACAGTAAAA GTGAGCTGCAACAGATTTTGTCCCAGAACGTGCATCCTTCATATTCAGCTGGGTTTTACTCTGCGTACATCAACATCCTGCTGGGAGTCTTCTACTCTGTCTGTCGAGACCTCAGAGAGCTGCGACACCTG GCTGCCCTGAACTTTTCAAAGTTCTGTGAGCCTTTGGCAGAAGGGAAAG TGAAAGAGACTGACACCCACAAGCTGTGGAAACACATTGAGCCACATTTGAAAAAAGCCATGCAGACGGTTTACCTTCGAGAGGTGTCCAG TCTGCAGTGGGAGCAAATGCAGcaaatggaggaggaggaggccggAGCCTTGCGAG GTTTATCAGCTCACACTCATGTTGAATTGCCTTATTACTCCAAGTTCCTGTTGATTGCTGCCTATCTGGCTTCCTACAACCCTGCACGCACAGATAAACGCTTCTTTTTAAAG CACCAtggtaaaataagaaaaacaaacttcctgaagaaaaatgaaaag ACAAGTAATCACCTTCTGGGTCCAAAGCCCTTCCCTCTGGACCGCTTGCTtgccattttttacagtgtggtggaCAGCAGAGTCGCCCCGACAGCGAGCATCTTCTCACAG ATTTCCTCACTGGTGACCCTGCAGCTGCTGGCTCAGGTCAGTCATGACGACCAGCTCGACGCCCCGAAGTACAAATGTGCCGTTTCTCTGGACTTCATTTGCGCCATATCCAG GACGGTGAACTTTGATATTGTCAAGTATTTGTACGACTTCCTGTGA